The following coding sequences are from one Ornithorhynchus anatinus isolate Pmale09 chromosome 11, mOrnAna1.pri.v4, whole genome shotgun sequence window:
- the NFRKB gene encoding nuclear factor related to kappa-B-binding protein isoform X1 produces the protein MDSLDHMLTDPLELGPCGDGHGTRIMEDCMLGGTRVSLPEDLLEDPEIFFDVVSLSTWQEVLSDSQREHLKQFLPRFPEGSAEQHDRLVPALFSGENFRFGNPLHIAQKLFRDGHFNPEVVKYRQLCYKSQYKRYLNAQQQYFHRLLKQILASRSDLLEMARRSGPALPPRRKRPSLSCTPEERERRTQQRYLKVLREVKEECGDSTLSSDEEDLSSWPPSSPARSPSPAVPLRVVPTLSTLDMKTADKIELGDNDLKIMLKKHHEKRKHQPDHPDLLTGDLTLNDIMNRVNAGRKGSLAALFDLAILKKKVKEKEEKKKKKLKVIKSEVEDLAEPLSNADGIPSLSQAPSPLPIPAIKEEPLEDLKPCLGINEISSSFFCLLLEILLLEGQASLPMLEERILDWQSSPASTLNSWFSSASNWAELVLPALQYLTGDSRAIPSSFSPFVEFKEKTQQWKLLGSSHDNEKELTALFQLWLETKDQTFCKENEDSLDATTPVPRVRTDYVVRPSTGEEKRVFQEQERFRYSQPHKAFTFRLHGFESVVGPVKGVFDKETSLNKAREHSLLRSDRPAYVTILSLVRDAAARLPNGEGTRAEICELLKDSQFLAPDVTSTQVNTVVSGALDRLHYEKDPCVKYDIGRKLWIYLHRNRSEEEFERIHQAQAVAAKARKALQQKPKPPAKLKSSSKESSVKVLSSGTSEQSQLSLSDSSMPPTPVTPVTPTTPALPATPISPPPVAGISKSTSSVGPEPAKPSPSVLLVSSPTVPQLGTLLSSTTPTSQAPPTSQSTARVVSHSGPSGLPQVRVVTQSSLPSVSQQPTGAAQPLPQMPVGPQIRVPATATQTKAVPQAVMATVPGKTQTSTAQVLQRPGTGQAGLTVTSLPAATAASTGKPAAGSPGSSAPTSSAATVIQNVTGQNIIKQVAITGQLGVKPQAGSGIPLTATNFRIQGKDVLRLPPSSITTDAKGQTVLRITPDMMATLAKSQVTTVKLTQDLFGARSGTTGKGISATLHVTSNPVHAADAPAKAVSAGAPASSPAGTTVVKVTPDLKAAETSGSAFRLMPALGVSVADQKGKAAVASSEAKPAATIRIVQGLGVMPPKAGQTITVATHAKQGVAAGGAGAVHTSAVSLPSMSAAVSKAVAVASGAAGTPISIGTGATAVRQVPVSTTVVSTSQAGKLPARITVPLSVISQPMKGKSVVTAPLIKGNLGANISGLGRNIILTTMPAGTKLIAGNKPVSFLTAQQLQQLQQQGQATQVRIQTVPASHLQQGTGSGASKAVSTVVVTTAPSPKQASDQQ, from the exons ATGGACACTTTAACCCGGAAGTGGTAAAGTACCGGCAGCTGTGCTACAAGTCTCAATACAAGCGCTACCTGAACGCTCAGCAGCAGTACTTTCACCGACTGCTGAAGCAAATTCTTGCCTCGCGTAGC GATCTCTTGGAGATGGCTCGGAGGAGCGGCCCAGCCCTGCCTCCGAGACGGAAGCGGCCCTCCCTGTCCTGCACTCCCGAGGAGCGGGAGCGACGTACCCAGCAGCGTTATCTCAAAGTCCTGCGGGAAGTGAAAGAGGAGTGTGGAGACAGCACCTTGTCCTCAGATGAAGAGG ATCTCAGCTCGTGGCCTCCCAGCTCTCCGGCTcgctcccccagccccgcggTCCCCCTGAGGGTGGTGCCCACGTTGTCGACGTTGGACATGAAAACAGCAG ATAAGATAGAGCTGGGGGACAATGACCTGAAGATAATGCTGAAGAAGCACCATGAGAAGCGGAAACACCAACCA GATCACCCCGACCTTTTAACAGGGGACCTGACGCTGAATGACATCATGAACCGAGTCAATGCTGGGAGGAAGGGCTCCctagcag ctctgtTTGACTTGGCCATCCTCAAGAAGAaggtgaaagagaaggaagagaagaagaagaagaagctgaAAGTGATCAAGTCAGAAGTGGAGGATCTGGCTGAGCCTCTGAGCAACGCTGATGGGATCCCATCCTTGTCTCAGGCCCCATCCCCTCTACCAATACCTGCCATCAAGGAAGA ACCCCTGGAAGATCTCAAGCCCTGCCTTGGAATCAATGAAATTTCTTCCAGTTTTTTCTGCCTCCTCTTGGAGATTCTGCTCCTGGAGGGACAAGCTAGTCTCCCCATG CTGGAGGAGCGCATCCTGGATTGGCAGTCGTCTCCCGCCAGCACCCTCAACAGCTGGTTCTCCTCAGCATCCAACTGGGCAGAGCTGGTGTTACCTGCCCTGCAGTACCTCACTGGAGACAGCCGAG CCATCCCTTCCAGCTTCTCTCCATTTGTCGAGTTCAAGGAGAAAACCCAGCAGTGGAAGTTGCTCG GCTCATCCCACGACAATGAGAAGGAGTTAACCGCGCTCTTCCAGCTGTGGTTGGAGACTAAAGATCAGACCTTTTGCAAG GAAAACGAAGACAGCTTGGACGCCACGACACCAGTTCCCCGGGT AAGGACTGACTACGTGGTCCGGCCAAGCACAGGGGAAGAGAAACGAGTGTTCCAGGAGCAG GAGCGCTTCCGTTACAGCCAACCTCACAAGGCCTTCACCTTCCGCCTGCACGGCTTCGAGTCCGTGGTGGGGCCCGTCAAGGGCGTGTTCGACAAGGAGACTTCCCTCAACAAAGCGCGGGAGCACTCCCTGCTGCGATCTGACCGGCCGGCGTACGTCACCATCCTGTCTCTGG TAAGGGACGCCGCGGCCCGGCTTCCCAACGGAGAGGGCACCCGGGCCGAGATCTGCGAGCTGCTCAAGGACTCCCAGTTCCTCGCCCCAGATGTCACAAGTACCCAG GTGAACACAGTGGTGAGCGGCGCTCTGGATCGGCTGCACTATGAGAAAGATCCGTGTGTCAAGTACGACATCGGGCGCAAGCTGTGGATCTACTTGCACCGGAACAGGAGCGAGGAAGAGTTTG AGCGGATTCACCAGGCCCAGGCAGTTGCAGCCAAAGCTCGGAAAGCTCTTCAGCAAAAACCCAAGCCTCCAGCCAAGTTG AAGTCCAGCAGCAAGGAGAGCTCAGTGAAAGTCCTCAGCAGCGGCACCTCAGAGCAGAGCCAGCTGAGCCTCAGCGACTCCAGCATGCCACCCACCCCGGTCACCCCCGTGACCCCCACCACCCCGGCCCTGCCAGctactcccatctctcctccGCCGGTGGCGGGAATCAGCAAGAGCACATCCAGCGTCGGCCCCGAACCGGCTAAACCTAGCCCAAG CGTCCTCCTGGTGTCCTCCCCGACCGTGCCTCAGCTGGGAACGTTGCTCTCCTCGACGACTCCCACCAGCCAGGCTCCCCCGACCTCTCAGTCTACTGCCCGGGTGGTGAGCCACTCCGGTCCGTCCGGGCTCCCCCAGGTTCGGGTGGTGACCCAGTCCAGCCTGCCCAGCGTCTCCCAGCAACCCACGGGGGCAGCGCAGCCATTGCCCCAGATGCCGGTGGGGCCGCAGATCCGGGTGCCGGCCACCGCCACGCAAACCAAAGCGGTCCCTCAG GCGGTGATGGCGACGGTTCCGGGGAAGACCCAGACCTCCACGGCCCAGGTGCTGCAGCGGCCGGGGACGGGCCAGGCGGGCCTCACGGTGACGAGCCTCCCCGCCGCCACGGCCGCCTCCACCGGCAAGCCAGCCGCCGGTTCCCCGGGCAGCTCGGCCCCGACTTCCTCCGCCGCCACCGTCATCCAGAACGTCACCGGACAGAACATCATCAAGCAG GTGGCCATCACCGGGCAGCTGGGGGTGAAGCCCCAGGCCGGCAGTGGCATCCCGCTCACGGCCACTAACTTCCGCATCCAGGGCAAAGATGTGCTGCGCCTGCCACCCTCCTCCATCACCACCGACGCCAAGGGCCAGACGGTGTTGCGCATCACCCCGGACATGATGGCCACCTTGGCCAAATCCCAGGTCACTACGGTCAAACTGACCCAGGACCTCTTTGGGGCCCGAAGCGGCACAACGGGCAAAGGGATCTCTGCCACCCTCCACGTTACCTCCAACCCGGTTCACGCTGCCGACGCCCCGGCCAAGGCCGTCTCCGCCGGCGCCCCGGCATCCAGCCCGGCGGGCACCACGGTGGTCAAAGTGACCCCTGACCTCAAAGCCGCCGAAACCTCAGGTTCAGCTTTCCGCTTGATGCCCGCCCTCGGCGTCAGCGTGGCAGACCAGAAAGGCAAAGCCGCCGTAGCCTCTAGCGAGGCCAAACCAGCCGCCACCATCCGCATAgtgcaggggctgggagtcatgcCCCCCAAGGCAGGCCAGACCATCACCGTCGCCACCCACGCCAAGCAAGGGGtggcggccggcggggcgggggcggtccaCACCTCGGCGGTGTCCCTGCCCAGCATGAGCGCGGCCGTGTCCAAAGCCGTGGCGGTGGCCTCAGGGGCCGCGGGTACGCCCATCAGCATCGGGACCGGAGCGACCGCCGTCCGCCAAGTGCCCGTCAGCACCACGGTCGTGTCCACCTCCCAGGCA GGAAAGCTGCCCGCCCGGATTACGGTGCCGCTGTCCGTCATCAGCCAGCCCATGAAGGGCAAGAGCGTCGTCACGGCCCCTCTCATCAAAGGCAACCTCGGAGCCAA CATCAGCGGATTGGGCCGCAACATCATCCTCACCACCATGCCGGCGGGCACCAAGCTGATTGCCGGGAACAAACCCGTCAGCTTCCTCACTgcccagcagctgcagcagctccaGCAGCAAGGCCAGGCCACCCAG GTGCGCATCCAGACGGTCCCAGCCTCCCACCTGCAACAGGGAACGGGTTCCGGGGCCTCCAAGGCCGTCTCCACCGTCGTCGTCACCACCGCCCCGTCCCCCAAGCAGGCGTCGGACCAGCAGTGA
- the NFRKB gene encoding nuclear factor related to kappa-B-binding protein isoform X2, whose protein sequence is MDSLDHMLTDPLELGPCGDGHGTRIMEDCMLGGTRVSLPEDLLEDPEIFFDVVSLSTWQEVLSDSQREHLKQFLPRFPEGSAEQHDRLVPALFSGENFRFGNPLHIAQKLFRDGHFNPEVVKYRQLCYKSQYKRYLNAQQQYFHRLLKQILASRSDLLEMARRSGPALPPRRKRPSLSCTPEERERRTQQRYLKVLREVKEECGDSTLSSDEEDLSSWPPSSPARSPSPAVPLRVVPTLSTLDMKTADKIELGDNDLKIMLKKHHEKRKHQPDHPDLLTGDLTLNDIMNRVNAGRKGSLAALFDLAILKKKVKEKEEKKKKKLKVIKSEVEDLAEPLSNADGIPSLSQAPSPLPIPAIKEEPLEDLKPCLGINEISSSFFCLLLEILLLEGQASLPMLEERILDWQSSPASTLNSWFSSASNWAELVLPALQYLTGDSRAIPSSFSPFVEFKEKTQQWKLLGSSHDNEKELTALFQLWLETKDQTFCKENEDSLDATTPVPRVTDYVVRPSTGEEKRVFQEQERFRYSQPHKAFTFRLHGFESVVGPVKGVFDKETSLNKAREHSLLRSDRPAYVTILSLVRDAAARLPNGEGTRAEICELLKDSQFLAPDVTSTQVNTVVSGALDRLHYEKDPCVKYDIGRKLWIYLHRNRSEEEFERIHQAQAVAAKARKALQQKPKPPAKLKSSSKESSVKVLSSGTSEQSQLSLSDSSMPPTPVTPVTPTTPALPATPISPPPVAGISKSTSSVGPEPAKPSPSVLLVSSPTVPQLGTLLSSTTPTSQAPPTSQSTARVVSHSGPSGLPQVRVVTQSSLPSVSQQPTGAAQPLPQMPVGPQIRVPATATQTKAVPQAVMATVPGKTQTSTAQVLQRPGTGQAGLTVTSLPAATAASTGKPAAGSPGSSAPTSSAATVIQNVTGQNIIKQVAITGQLGVKPQAGSGIPLTATNFRIQGKDVLRLPPSSITTDAKGQTVLRITPDMMATLAKSQVTTVKLTQDLFGARSGTTGKGISATLHVTSNPVHAADAPAKAVSAGAPASSPAGTTVVKVTPDLKAAETSGSAFRLMPALGVSVADQKGKAAVASSEAKPAATIRIVQGLGVMPPKAGQTITVATHAKQGVAAGGAGAVHTSAVSLPSMSAAVSKAVAVASGAAGTPISIGTGATAVRQVPVSTTVVSTSQAGKLPARITVPLSVISQPMKGKSVVTAPLIKGNLGANISGLGRNIILTTMPAGTKLIAGNKPVSFLTAQQLQQLQQQGQATQVRIQTVPASHLQQGTGSGASKAVSTVVVTTAPSPKQASDQQ, encoded by the exons ATGGACACTTTAACCCGGAAGTGGTAAAGTACCGGCAGCTGTGCTACAAGTCTCAATACAAGCGCTACCTGAACGCTCAGCAGCAGTACTTTCACCGACTGCTGAAGCAAATTCTTGCCTCGCGTAGC GATCTCTTGGAGATGGCTCGGAGGAGCGGCCCAGCCCTGCCTCCGAGACGGAAGCGGCCCTCCCTGTCCTGCACTCCCGAGGAGCGGGAGCGACGTACCCAGCAGCGTTATCTCAAAGTCCTGCGGGAAGTGAAAGAGGAGTGTGGAGACAGCACCTTGTCCTCAGATGAAGAGG ATCTCAGCTCGTGGCCTCCCAGCTCTCCGGCTcgctcccccagccccgcggTCCCCCTGAGGGTGGTGCCCACGTTGTCGACGTTGGACATGAAAACAGCAG ATAAGATAGAGCTGGGGGACAATGACCTGAAGATAATGCTGAAGAAGCACCATGAGAAGCGGAAACACCAACCA GATCACCCCGACCTTTTAACAGGGGACCTGACGCTGAATGACATCATGAACCGAGTCAATGCTGGGAGGAAGGGCTCCctagcag ctctgtTTGACTTGGCCATCCTCAAGAAGAaggtgaaagagaaggaagagaagaagaagaagaagctgaAAGTGATCAAGTCAGAAGTGGAGGATCTGGCTGAGCCTCTGAGCAACGCTGATGGGATCCCATCCTTGTCTCAGGCCCCATCCCCTCTACCAATACCTGCCATCAAGGAAGA ACCCCTGGAAGATCTCAAGCCCTGCCTTGGAATCAATGAAATTTCTTCCAGTTTTTTCTGCCTCCTCTTGGAGATTCTGCTCCTGGAGGGACAAGCTAGTCTCCCCATG CTGGAGGAGCGCATCCTGGATTGGCAGTCGTCTCCCGCCAGCACCCTCAACAGCTGGTTCTCCTCAGCATCCAACTGGGCAGAGCTGGTGTTACCTGCCCTGCAGTACCTCACTGGAGACAGCCGAG CCATCCCTTCCAGCTTCTCTCCATTTGTCGAGTTCAAGGAGAAAACCCAGCAGTGGAAGTTGCTCG GCTCATCCCACGACAATGAGAAGGAGTTAACCGCGCTCTTCCAGCTGTGGTTGGAGACTAAAGATCAGACCTTTTGCAAG GAAAACGAAGACAGCTTGGACGCCACGACACCAGTTCCCCGGGT GACTGACTACGTGGTCCGGCCAAGCACAGGGGAAGAGAAACGAGTGTTCCAGGAGCAG GAGCGCTTCCGTTACAGCCAACCTCACAAGGCCTTCACCTTCCGCCTGCACGGCTTCGAGTCCGTGGTGGGGCCCGTCAAGGGCGTGTTCGACAAGGAGACTTCCCTCAACAAAGCGCGGGAGCACTCCCTGCTGCGATCTGACCGGCCGGCGTACGTCACCATCCTGTCTCTGG TAAGGGACGCCGCGGCCCGGCTTCCCAACGGAGAGGGCACCCGGGCCGAGATCTGCGAGCTGCTCAAGGACTCCCAGTTCCTCGCCCCAGATGTCACAAGTACCCAG GTGAACACAGTGGTGAGCGGCGCTCTGGATCGGCTGCACTATGAGAAAGATCCGTGTGTCAAGTACGACATCGGGCGCAAGCTGTGGATCTACTTGCACCGGAACAGGAGCGAGGAAGAGTTTG AGCGGATTCACCAGGCCCAGGCAGTTGCAGCCAAAGCTCGGAAAGCTCTTCAGCAAAAACCCAAGCCTCCAGCCAAGTTG AAGTCCAGCAGCAAGGAGAGCTCAGTGAAAGTCCTCAGCAGCGGCACCTCAGAGCAGAGCCAGCTGAGCCTCAGCGACTCCAGCATGCCACCCACCCCGGTCACCCCCGTGACCCCCACCACCCCGGCCCTGCCAGctactcccatctctcctccGCCGGTGGCGGGAATCAGCAAGAGCACATCCAGCGTCGGCCCCGAACCGGCTAAACCTAGCCCAAG CGTCCTCCTGGTGTCCTCCCCGACCGTGCCTCAGCTGGGAACGTTGCTCTCCTCGACGACTCCCACCAGCCAGGCTCCCCCGACCTCTCAGTCTACTGCCCGGGTGGTGAGCCACTCCGGTCCGTCCGGGCTCCCCCAGGTTCGGGTGGTGACCCAGTCCAGCCTGCCCAGCGTCTCCCAGCAACCCACGGGGGCAGCGCAGCCATTGCCCCAGATGCCGGTGGGGCCGCAGATCCGGGTGCCGGCCACCGCCACGCAAACCAAAGCGGTCCCTCAG GCGGTGATGGCGACGGTTCCGGGGAAGACCCAGACCTCCACGGCCCAGGTGCTGCAGCGGCCGGGGACGGGCCAGGCGGGCCTCACGGTGACGAGCCTCCCCGCCGCCACGGCCGCCTCCACCGGCAAGCCAGCCGCCGGTTCCCCGGGCAGCTCGGCCCCGACTTCCTCCGCCGCCACCGTCATCCAGAACGTCACCGGACAGAACATCATCAAGCAG GTGGCCATCACCGGGCAGCTGGGGGTGAAGCCCCAGGCCGGCAGTGGCATCCCGCTCACGGCCACTAACTTCCGCATCCAGGGCAAAGATGTGCTGCGCCTGCCACCCTCCTCCATCACCACCGACGCCAAGGGCCAGACGGTGTTGCGCATCACCCCGGACATGATGGCCACCTTGGCCAAATCCCAGGTCACTACGGTCAAACTGACCCAGGACCTCTTTGGGGCCCGAAGCGGCACAACGGGCAAAGGGATCTCTGCCACCCTCCACGTTACCTCCAACCCGGTTCACGCTGCCGACGCCCCGGCCAAGGCCGTCTCCGCCGGCGCCCCGGCATCCAGCCCGGCGGGCACCACGGTGGTCAAAGTGACCCCTGACCTCAAAGCCGCCGAAACCTCAGGTTCAGCTTTCCGCTTGATGCCCGCCCTCGGCGTCAGCGTGGCAGACCAGAAAGGCAAAGCCGCCGTAGCCTCTAGCGAGGCCAAACCAGCCGCCACCATCCGCATAgtgcaggggctgggagtcatgcCCCCCAAGGCAGGCCAGACCATCACCGTCGCCACCCACGCCAAGCAAGGGGtggcggccggcggggcgggggcggtccaCACCTCGGCGGTGTCCCTGCCCAGCATGAGCGCGGCCGTGTCCAAAGCCGTGGCGGTGGCCTCAGGGGCCGCGGGTACGCCCATCAGCATCGGGACCGGAGCGACCGCCGTCCGCCAAGTGCCCGTCAGCACCACGGTCGTGTCCACCTCCCAGGCA GGAAAGCTGCCCGCCCGGATTACGGTGCCGCTGTCCGTCATCAGCCAGCCCATGAAGGGCAAGAGCGTCGTCACGGCCCCTCTCATCAAAGGCAACCTCGGAGCCAA CATCAGCGGATTGGGCCGCAACATCATCCTCACCACCATGCCGGCGGGCACCAAGCTGATTGCCGGGAACAAACCCGTCAGCTTCCTCACTgcccagcagctgcagcagctccaGCAGCAAGGCCAGGCCACCCAG GTGCGCATCCAGACGGTCCCAGCCTCCCACCTGCAACAGGGAACGGGTTCCGGGGCCTCCAAGGCCGTCTCCACCGTCGTCGTCACCACCGCCCCGTCCCCCAAGCAGGCGTCGGACCAGCAGTGA